actatcagCAGGAcgcatccgacaggctgttcaccctgttggatccatcctgccgctattttgctgtGCCGCTGGACCGCCGTTCTGTCTCCATCGACTATAatgtgagaggccgccggactaaaaagtctgacacgcagtacttttagtctggcggcctttcgccgtgctgcgccggagctccgccctgtccccattatagtcaatgcggACGGAGCagtggtccggcgaaatagcggcaggacggatctgacagggtgaacagcctgtcggatccgtactgccgctagtgtaaaagtagccttagtaattcttcttttgttattttagtaCCTTTACAGGACACAGACAACAATTTTTTCAAAGCCATAATTTTCTGTCAATATAgttatatgagggctttttttttgcaggaagagttgcaTTATTATGGTGGCAATCCTGCCATTGTTTTTTGGGCTttgtttttacgatgttcactgAACAGTAAAAATTACGTGTTACATTTATTCTACGGATCAGTACGATTATAGACAGAgcaattattttcaatacttaaaTGCTTTGCTAATTtcaaatttacaataaaaatttaagatttaaaaaaagtgagtgcatatttttttgcaggatgagttgtttgATATCATTTTTTGATACATAGCCAACTTTCTCAGGGCGGCAAGGTGACTAAACCATAACAATTCATTGGCATTGGGATTTTTGGGTACCATTCACTGCatgtaatattaaaatataactatGCTGGCTATTTTTGTTTATTTGCATTTATGTTTAGttctttttttatgtatattgtatatatatatacacacacacacacacacacacacatatacatatatatatatatatatatatatatatacacacatacatacatacacacacacagttttgttttatctttatttaactattttttaaaaaatattttggtctCCTAAGTAGAAATTGAGCCTGCAATTGATTAATTGCTTGTTCTATGCACTGTAATACTTCtgtattatagtgaatagggattTTTACCAGCATTCTCTCACATGCTGCAAGACAGAGTGTTATAGGTGCAGTAACACTGCAGACCTAGGGTCCTTCAGAAGGCCCCGGCTGCCATGACAATTGTCTAGCACCCTGCGATTGCATTCACTGTGTGGCAATTCTGATAGCCTATGCTTAGTATAAGTCATCCATATCTGATCTGACCTGTTGTACAGTAACTACAGCGCCGGAAATCTACACAGCTCAGTGCACAGTATAATggacagtgctgctcccattcagaTACTGGTTACCTATCCTAAAGAGAGGCCATCAATattctcggagaacccctttaaggggttaaacgtttTACATGGTAATTATAAGTCTGTGTACATTCAGCCACCTCAATCTGTGAACGCCTTAATGGTATATTCTAAGAAGGACTGATTTCATGTTTACAACAAGCATCTGTAATAACCGTTTTCAGCTAAATGCAGTCTACAATCACGCTTTTCCTGAATATCGATTATAGTCTAGCTCAGCTTGCAAAACCCCTTATCTGTCATGTAATAACATTCTAATAGGCTGCTAGCGTGCGCTTTCCACTCAAATCCGTGGTGATATACAGCTTGATACAGGGCACCAGTGCCCAAAAAATTTTTGTTGAAATGGCTTTACTGTTCTGGGGACTCTGGTTTATCATTAAAACTTAAATGCATGACATTATTTGTGTGCAGTCCGTCATTCCGGAGATTCCACTCAAATCTTCTGCTCTACTGTATTCCACCACTTCCTCTGGCTACATCAGGGCCACCATAGTTTTGGTCTCCAGTAGTTATGTGGAAGCAGAAAGTAGCAACAGTGTGGCTGGTTGAAAGGGTTTTCCCACAGGAAAGGTGTAATGTCTGATCACTAGTGGTCCCAACGCTGGGACCTCCAACTGCACTCCTGCAGGAGTGCAAAAGACATGTGGGTTAAAAGGGAGCACTGTATTGTTGCCCTGCACTGATTTCACAGTGGACATTGTGATGCCAGAAGCATTGCGCCGAAGCACTTGTAGGTGAGGTGCGTACTCATAAGTTTTGGAGCCTCCCCTTATGTGTGCGCAATAAAGCATGAGAGACCTGCAACTGAAGCCTGAGGGGGGCTGGGATCGAGAGAGACCCATGTCATAGAAAAATCATAATGACTATGTACATTCTTGCCATGGTTTCCGTGCAGAAAACACAAAAAGCTTCTGCTCACGGATTAGCATGATTGAATAGGACTAAATCCGCAGACGGATGGTAAGCATCTAAAGTGAAAATGGCAAATACATGGTTCTTTTTTGGATGTGCATTCTCCACCATGTGAACGTACCCCAAAAGGAAcccgtcaccatgaaaatgcagagtaatctgcaggcagcatgttatagagcaggaggagctgagcagattgatatatatatcaTTCTAGACTTTGAAGTCagggagacggtcctatcagtgattgtcagccttccctctatgactgtgtatacagatatagctgtcagtcactgataggaccgtctcctggacttagcaggaatttaaatgaatgaaatacaacttagggtccattcacacgtccgcatttctgttccgcattttgcggaagggaattgcggacccattcatttctgatccggaaatgcggacggGTCCGCAATTcggttccccccaaaaaatagaacatgtcctattcttgtctgaaattgcggacaagaataggcatattctattagtgccagcgatgtgcggtccgcaaaacgcggaacgcacattgccgatgtccgtgttttgcggatccgtaagaCACacccggatgtgtgaatggacccttatactgaatattttcccataaaactatagatcaatctgctcagcatctcctgctctataacatgctgcctgcagattacactgtatttttaatagtgataggttccctttaaacaggcGGTAACCTTTATAACAGACTTTGGACTAGTGTGAGCCAGGTAACACTCTTGTATTAGAATGAACATGTTGGCGGCATACACCCGGTACATATGTGGTTGTGGTCAGGAGGTAATTTCCAAGAAAGATGTCAGCAACCACATACAAAACACTACTCTAACCCTGTGGTAGGGGTAGCCTCCCTTAGGCCTATAGTGGCATGGAAGGTTTGGGCAGGAGCTGTCAGCTATCTTTGGCACGATTTGTGGTGCGGTGCACAGGCCTCTAAGGCCCAGCAAGGGACTGCTTATATTTCTGCCGCTACTCTATGGTTCATCTGTCCATCTGAGTACTTACCACCCACCACTAAAGGACTGAAACCACTAAGTTctctgtggggggaaaaaaaacgcacCAACTGCCTTGTGATATTTCAGTGCGGCATAGCGCCCCACAGAGGCCTTTCTAGGAAGGGGCCGTGATTCTAGATTGTACTTGCTGAAGTGATCACTGACAATGTCTTCCCTATCTTCTGTAATTATCGTATATGGATAACATGCCTGTGTTTCCCTGTAAGATTGATATATTTTAGGCTACAAAGAAACCGTCCACTGAATTACACAAAACGGAGCTAAAATAATCATTCAAGCTGGAGTCCGGGAATTATACTAAGCTTAGTATGAGGAAACTGACTCACAGGGGAAGTTATTTCATATAATTGCACAATGAAACATGAAATTGACTGAATTGATTTGAGAGTTGTATAATATCTCCACAGAAGATGCCGGTGGTTTACTAAGCAACAACATTTTAAGGCAAGTGAAACCTAAAATCTAGCGCTTatttaaaggtccattcacaatATTCCTGGCAATGTATCTGCAGATATCTGGGTAGTCTTCACCCGCCCCTTCTATAGTAGTCCCACTGAAGAACATCAGTATGAAATACCTGCTCAGAGACATACATCACATTGTGGCTGCTCCTCAGCCATTGGGACCCCCAAGGATCCTACAAAAGAGCAGGACCTGGTTCTTATTCCCGACGGAGAGTTCTCAGTGAGTTCAAAGTCGCTCTTAatagaaataaatagaaaacAGCTGATGTGCAACTTTACATACAATTGTGAACGCTGTTTGTGTACACGGCCCCTATGAAGACCTCTGTTCCccaatggttacagactacaaacaaaccattTAATATCTGACTTTACAGTCATGATAATAGCTTCCCTCTGCCCTGTGTACTGGACAACCTACAGACTGTCGGAGAGGGTGCAGACGGAGTGGAGTAACACATGGCTGTTGGATCAGACAGCATATGGCGTGTTTGCAGTCTTACGTACGTGGGTCTTTATAGGAGCTGTAGACTACACGGAAGGGCATACAGATATTACATGAATGGATGCAAAGTTGCTTCTCTGTTTTAGACAGCTTGGAGAAAAACCTGTACATAAATTTTAATATAATAACCGGAAAAGCTGTTATCTTCAACATGTGATATATCACATATATTGCAGGGTGACATGGCATGTATCCATCCATATGCGTGTGTGTatttataattatattatatatcaaCCAAACATTACAGCTGAAGAGAAGCAATCTCTCATCTTGTCTACACATGCTTACAGATGATCTACTGTAGGACCAGGAATGTTACTTCTATCTTGGGCTGGAATGGACCAGGTAAAAAACACTGGACCTCTACAAAACAAACCCTTATCTAGGTGTCGTTAAAACATATAGCAGGACAACAAGCACTACTGACAGCTATCTGCGGTATACGTCTTTGTACAGGAAACTATAGGGTCAACAAGTGAAACCTCAACAAGTTCAATGTCTAAGCTCCATGTAATCGGAGTCGATCACAGGAGAGTGGCTACAGCCCATGTTTATAGCAATGATCTATGGAAACATGAAACTGTCAATGTTGACCTACTTCTAATGTCACTGCATGATAAATGGGTAGGACATGCTACTAAACGTTATCATCCGCTCATAAATAAAGACCCCCGGTGGGGTTAGGTACACCTACTATATAGACATAACGATATTAGAAATGACACAGAGGAGCTTTTGGATCATCCTACCATGAGCATGATCAAACACCAGAAGTGACATGAGACATTAAAGAACCTCTACAATTGATAAGAAATAGAAATGTTGTTACTTCCGACAGTGCGAGACTTACCCCAGTGTTGTCATGGTCACAATGGTGTACCAAAACGCGGCAGGTATACTAGTGAATTTGCTGTTTAAGGAGCCCTTCTCTGCATAAAACATTACGGTGGCGAAGATGATGATGGCCATAGTAAGGGAGAAAAGCAGAAAGCCCAATTCTGAAGCGCAGCTCTTAAGGGTATAGCCCAATATCCGCAGGCCCTGCGAATGGCGGGAAAACTTAAAGATCCGAAAAACCCGGAACACCCTCAGGGTAACAAAAGCCCCGCTCACGTCCTCGTTGTTTGACATGACAAGACCTATGTAATAGGGCATGATGGCCACCACGTCAATGATGCTCATGACACTTCGCACAAACCGATATCGACTGGGTGCAGCCACCAACCGCAGCAAGTACTCCACAGTGAAGATCATGACGCATGCCGTATCCAGACAGAAAAAGGCCACAGCATAACGCTCACCACAGGGCAACTCCCGCATGGTCCCTGGAATGGTACCACATGGAACAGTCTCCACCACGTTGGCGAAGACGGACACTGCAATGAAGAAGCCAGTTACGTAGTAGAATACTAAAGCAAGAGTACTGGTGTGTGGGTTCTCGAAGGCCCGCCACATTTTCTGCCTCGCCGACATGGGAGGCAGTGGTCCCTCCGTTGTGCTCTCAGCGTCGGCGTCATCCATTATCCTCTCCAAGTTCTCCCTTCTCCGGTCTTTGTATTCCTCGTAACAACAGTCCCCAACAATCTCAGGGATAATACCAAAAAATGACAGTTCTTCATCGTACGCTGCAATGCATTCATGCCGTGGGTAGTGAAGCCGACCTGTGCGGTAAAAGTTGAGAATGTGGCGGAAAATGTCCGGGTCTCTATCAAAGAAGTATTCTCCCGTATCCTGATTAAAGAAAAAGTCTTTCTCCGTGCTGCCAAGGAGAGTATCCGGGTATCGGTCTAGCGTGTTTTTCCAGGTCTGGAAGCGGGTACCACTGACGTTTAATACAATCAGGTAGTCCTGAGACCTTCTTTTTTCCCCTCTGGGTGGAGGTGGCATAGGACCTGACGCCACCGGCATCCAGCCAACAGCAGCTGCCCGCGCAAAAGGTAGCCATGCTGCCACCCCAGCTGCCATTTTACCGTGGTGCGGTTATATTTAGGAGGGTACAATAAGGTGTTTAATCAGATGCTGAGAAGTTCTTCTTAAAGGGTGGTGCAGGAATCTCCATCCACATTTGGAGCAGCGGTGTGCAGGGATCAGTCTGCCCTGGGGGGCACAGGAGGATACAGGTATGCAAGCCTGGCAGTGACTGGCACACAACACATGCCTATGCCAGCTCCATTATACATCCAGCACCATCCCAGTGTCACTGAGTTCGGTAGAACAAATCCTGGGTCCCATCCCTTGCCTGGATGCTTGTGAGGCAGCTTCTACCATGTCTTGTCCAAGTGCAACAAGGCACGGACTGCACCACCGGACTGCAATGGACCAGCCCCAGTACGTACCTGGACGGGAC
The Bufo gargarizans isolate SCDJY-AF-19 chromosome 2, ASM1485885v1, whole genome shotgun sequence genome window above contains:
- the KCND2 gene encoding potassium voltage-gated channel subfamily D member 2 isoform X3 encodes the protein MAAGVAAWLPFARAAAVGWMPVASGPMPPPPRGEKRRSQDYLIVLNVSGTRFQTWKNTLDRYPDTLLGSTEKDFFFNQDTGEYFFDRDPDIFRHILNFYRTGRLHYPRHECIAAYDEELSFFGIIPEIVGDCCYEEYKDRRRENLERIMDDADAESTTEGPLPPMSARQKMWRAFENPHTSTLALVFYYVTGFFIAVSVFANVVETVPCGTIPGTMRELPCGERYAVAFFCLDTACVMIFTVEYLLRLVAAPSRYRFVRSVMSIIDVVAIMPYYIGLVMSNNEDVSGAFVTLRVFRVFRIFKFSRHSQGLRILGYTLKSCASELGFLLFSLTMAIIIFATVMFYAEKGSLNSKFTSIPAAFWYTIVTMTTLGYGDMVPKTIAGKLFGSVCSLSGVLVIALPVPVIVSNFSRIYHQNQRTDKRRAQKKSRLARIRVAKSGSANAYLQSKRNGLLRENQDSSEEEHALITKTGSTFATQHHHLLHCLEKTTNHEFVDELTYEERCMEVSTINKARNHSSSLSSQHEGSSFCCSRRNKKNLRISNATTCSHHGSLQELSAIQIQCLERNPLPNSRSSLNAKVEETIKLNCEPPYVTTAVISIPTPPVNTPEEDGRSASTNYLQRNIVRVSAL
- the KCND2 gene encoding potassium voltage-gated channel subfamily D member 2 isoform X2 — its product is MAAGVAAWLPFARAAAVGWMPVASGPMPPPPRGEKRRSQDYLIVLNVSGTRFQTWKNTLDRYPDTLLGSTEKDFFFNQDTGEYFFDRDPDIFRHILNFYRTGRLHYPRHECIAAYDEELSFFGIIPEIVGDCCYEEYKDRRRENLERIMDDADAESTTEGPLPPMSARQKMWRAFENPHTSTLALVFYYVTGFFIAVSVFANVVETVPCGTIPGTMRELPCGERYAVAFFCLDTACVMIFTVEYLLRLVAAPSRYRFVRSVMSIIDVVAIMPYYIGLVMSNNEDVSGAFVTLRVFRVFRIFKFSRHSQGLRILGYTLKSCASELGFLLFSLTMAIIIFATVMFYAEKGSLNSKFTSIPAAFWYTIVTMTTLGYGDMVPKTIAGKLFGSVCSLSGVLVIALPVPVIVSNFSRIYHQNQRTDKRRAQKKSRLARIRVAKSGSANAYLQSKRNGLLRENQILDSSGLQDSSEEEHALITKTGSTFATQHHHLLHCLEKTTNHEFVDELTYEERCMEVSTINKARNHSSSLSSQHEGSSFCCSRRNKKNLRISNATTCSHHGSLQELSAIQIQCLERNPLPNSRSSLNAKVEETIKLNCEPPYVTTAVISIPTPPVNTPEEDGRSASTNYLQRNIVRVSAL
- the KCND2 gene encoding potassium voltage-gated channel subfamily D member 2 isoform X1 — its product is MAAGVAAWLPFARAAAVGWMPVASGPMPPPPRGEKRRSQDYLIVLNVSGTRFQTWKNTLDRYPDTLLGSTEKDFFFNQDTGEYFFDRDPDIFRHILNFYRTGRLHYPRHECIAAYDEELSFFGIIPEIVGDCCYEEYKDRRRENLERIMDDADAESTTEGPLPPMSARQKMWRAFENPHTSTLALVFYYVTGFFIAVSVFANVVETVPCGTIPGTMRELPCGERYAVAFFCLDTACVMIFTVEYLLRLVAAPSRYRFVRSVMSIIDVVAIMPYYIGLVMSNNEDVSGAFVTLRVFRVFRIFKFSRHSQGLRILGYTLKSCASELGFLLFSLTMAIIIFATVMFYAEKGSLNSKFTSIPAAFWYTIVTMTTLGYGDMVPKTIAGKLFGSVCSLSGVLVIALPVPVIVSNFSRIYHQNQRTDKRRAQKKSRLARIRVAKSGSANAYLQSKRNGLLRENQILDSSGLQDSSEEEHALITKTGSTFATQHHHLLHCLEKTTGLSHIVDDPLFSVRSSTFLNHEFVDELTYEERCMEVSTINKARNHSSSLSSQHEGSSFCCSRRNKKNLRISNATTCSHHGSLQELSAIQIQCLERNPLPNSRSSLNAKVEETIKLNCEPPYVTTAVISIPTPPVNTPEEDGRSASTNYLQRNIVRVSAL